One segment of Alistipes finegoldii DSM 17242 DNA contains the following:
- the hisD gene encoding histidinol dehydrogenase codes for MEMPKIYVNPPRSEWPALTARCTRQEEEIGERVAAILAEVRTGGDAALRRIVRRIEGYLPETFEVTRERRAEAAKAVSPQLKAALEQAKANIEAFHRAQLPAQVEVETMPGVRCVQRAVAIGRAGLYIPGGKAPLFSTVLMLALPARIAGCREVILCTPCGRDGRIAPEILYAADLCGVDRVFALGGAQAVAAMAYGTESIPRVDKIFGPGNRYVTKAKQLAGAADVAVDLPAGPSEVLVLADEDARPEFAAADLLSQAEHGDDSQAVLVCRSEEFAQRAIASVGEQAARLSRRDAIGNSLANSRIVVFSDPDEQIAFADAYAPEHLIVAMRDAWDAAARITAAGSVFIGGYSPESAGDYASGTNHTLPTGGWARAYSGVNTESFMRKITYQELTRGGLEALAPTITAMAEAEGLDAHANAVRIRTEGGAR; via the coding sequence ATGGAAATGCCGAAAATCTATGTAAATCCCCCGCGCAGCGAATGGCCGGCGCTGACGGCCCGCTGTACGCGGCAGGAGGAGGAGATCGGGGAGCGCGTAGCCGCGATCCTCGCCGAGGTGCGCACGGGCGGCGACGCGGCCCTGCGCCGGATCGTCCGCCGCATCGAAGGATACCTCCCCGAAACGTTCGAAGTGACGCGCGAACGGCGTGCGGAAGCCGCGAAGGCCGTATCGCCGCAGTTAAAAGCCGCGCTGGAGCAGGCGAAGGCCAACATCGAAGCCTTCCACCGGGCGCAGCTCCCGGCGCAGGTCGAGGTCGAAACGATGCCGGGCGTCAGGTGCGTACAGCGCGCCGTGGCGATCGGCCGCGCGGGGCTGTATATCCCCGGCGGCAAAGCCCCGCTCTTCTCGACGGTGCTGATGCTCGCCCTGCCGGCCCGGATCGCCGGATGCCGCGAGGTGATACTCTGCACGCCGTGCGGCCGCGACGGGCGGATCGCACCCGAAATTCTCTATGCGGCCGACCTCTGCGGCGTGGACCGCGTCTTCGCCCTCGGCGGGGCGCAGGCAGTGGCGGCCATGGCTTACGGAACGGAGAGCATTCCGCGCGTCGACAAGATTTTCGGTCCCGGCAACCGCTACGTCACCAAAGCCAAACAGCTGGCCGGCGCAGCCGACGTCGCCGTGGACCTGCCCGCGGGGCCTTCGGAGGTGCTGGTGCTGGCCGACGAAGACGCCCGGCCCGAATTCGCCGCCGCCGACCTGCTGTCGCAGGCCGAACACGGTGATGACAGTCAGGCCGTGCTGGTCTGCCGCAGCGAGGAGTTCGCACAGCGGGCAATAGCGTCCGTCGGGGAGCAGGCCGCGCGGCTCAGCCGCCGCGACGCAATTGGCAATTCGCTGGCCAACAGCCGGATCGTGGTTTTCAGCGACCCGGACGAGCAGATCGCGTTCGCCGACGCCTACGCCCCCGAACACCTGATTGTCGCCATGCGGGACGCATGGGACGCCGCGGCGCGGATCACGGCCGCGGGGAGCGTATTTATCGGCGGCTACTCGCCCGAAAGCGCGGGCGATTACGCTTCGGGAACCAATCACACGCTGCCCACGGGCGGCTGGGCGCGGGCCTACAGCGGCGTGAACACGGAGAGCTTCATGCGCAAGATAACCTATCAGGAACTGACGCGCGGCGGACTCGAAGCCCTCGCGCCGACGATTACGGCCATGGCCGAAGCCGAAGGGCTGGACGCACACGCCAACGCCGTGCGCATCCGGACGGAAGGAGGTGCGCGATGA
- the hisG gene encoding ATP phosphoribosyltransferase: MLRIAIQAKGRLNEQSIDLLSEAGIGVAESKRKLISRADGFPMEVLYLRDDDIPQAVAMGVADLGIVGLNEVAEKNFPVERTMDLGFGSCRISLAVDRTADYNGLDYFRGKRVATSYPNILARFFAEKGIDAEIHTIEGSVEIAPAVGMSDAIFDIVSSGGTLISNGLVEVEKVFYSEAVLIANPELDEDKRRETAQLTFRFNSILESRGMKYVLMNLPQEKLDEAITILPGMRSPTVLPLAQEGWCSIHAVICESQLWERIERLKALGAEGILVLTLENMIR; the protein is encoded by the coding sequence ATGCTGAGAATAGCAATTCAGGCCAAAGGCCGACTCAACGAGCAGAGCATCGACCTGCTCTCGGAAGCAGGCATCGGCGTCGCCGAAAGCAAGCGCAAACTCATCTCCCGCGCCGACGGATTCCCGATGGAGGTGCTCTACCTGCGCGACGACGACATTCCGCAGGCCGTGGCCATGGGCGTCGCCGATCTGGGGATCGTGGGGCTGAACGAGGTCGCGGAGAAGAACTTCCCGGTCGAACGGACCATGGACCTCGGATTCGGCAGCTGCCGCATCTCGCTGGCCGTGGACCGGACGGCGGATTACAACGGACTGGACTACTTCCGCGGCAAGCGCGTGGCGACCTCCTACCCCAACATCCTCGCGCGGTTCTTCGCCGAGAAGGGCATCGACGCCGAAATACACACCATCGAAGGGTCGGTCGAAATCGCCCCCGCCGTGGGAATGTCCGACGCGATATTCGACATCGTATCGTCGGGCGGCACGCTGATCTCGAACGGATTGGTCGAAGTGGAGAAGGTATTTTATTCCGAAGCGGTGCTGATTGCAAATCCGGAACTCGATGAGGATAAACGCCGTGAAACGGCCCAACTCACGTTCCGCTTCAACTCGATACTCGAAAGCCGCGGCATGAAGTACGTGCTGATGAACCTCCCGCAGGAGAAGCTCGACGAAGCGATCACGATCCTGCCGGGCATGCGCAGTCCTACCGTCCTGCCGCTGGCGCAGGAGGGATGGTGCTCGATACACGCCGTGATCTGCGAATCGCAGTTGTGGGAGCGCATCGAACGGCTCAAGGCCCTCGGCGCGGAAGGAATTCTGGTGCTGACGCTCGAAAACATGATCCGCTGA
- a CDS encoding (4Fe-4S)-binding protein — protein METEKKRIEYTNGEIVVVWQPHLCIHSGVCVRMLPEVYNPQERPWVKLENATTDRIVAQVEKCPSGALSYRKA, from the coding sequence ATGGAAACCGAAAAGAAACGTATCGAATATACCAACGGCGAGATCGTCGTGGTCTGGCAGCCGCACCTCTGCATCCATTCGGGCGTCTGCGTCCGCATGCTTCCCGAAGTTTACAACCCGCAGGAGCGGCCGTGGGTGAAACTGGAAAACGCCACGACCGACCGGATCGTCGCGCAGGTCGAAAAATGCCCTTCGGGAGCGTTGTCCTATCGTAAGGCGTGA
- a CDS encoding GNAT family N-acetyltransferase: MCCIIRTKKAHPGVEAKRRWLSDRLREGHVFRKLNAKGVVFIEYAPLETAWVPVIGDNYYYIYCLWVAGPYKGKGYAKALMEHCLADARTHGKSGVCMLGAEKQKAWLSDQSFARKFGFEVVDTTDNGYELLALSFDGTTPQFAHNAKKQRIESQALTVYYDMQCPFIPGNLEMIRQHCEAHGVPADFIEVDTLRKAKELPCVFNNWGVFYKGRFETVNLLDAAALERILKK, from the coding sequence TTGTGCTGCATTATCCGCACGAAAAAGGCCCATCCGGGCGTAGAGGCGAAGCGGCGGTGGCTTTCCGACCGGCTCCGCGAGGGGCACGTCTTCCGGAAGCTGAATGCGAAGGGCGTGGTCTTTATCGAATACGCGCCTCTCGAAACGGCATGGGTGCCCGTGATTGGCGACAACTATTATTATATCTATTGTTTGTGGGTTGCGGGTCCTTACAAAGGCAAGGGCTATGCAAAGGCGTTGATGGAACATTGTCTGGCCGATGCGCGGACGCATGGAAAATCGGGCGTCTGCATGCTCGGTGCGGAAAAGCAGAAAGCGTGGCTTTCGGACCAGTCTTTTGCCCGGAAGTTCGGCTTCGAGGTCGTCGATACGACCGACAACGGCTACGAGCTGCTGGCGCTTTCGTTCGACGGAACCACTCCGCAATTCGCGCACAATGCGAAAAAACAGCGTATCGAAAGTCAGGCGCTGACCGTCTATTACGATATGCAGTGCCCCTTTATCCCCGGCAATCTGGAAATGATAAGACAACACTGCGAAGCGCACGGTGTCCCGGCGGATTTCATCGAGGTGGATACGCTCCGCAAGGCCAAGGAGCTGCCCTGCGTATTCAATAACTGGGGCGTCTTCTACAAGGGAAGATTCGAAACGGTGAATCTGCTGGACGCCGCGGCCTTGGAACGGATCCTGAAAAAGTGA
- a CDS encoding sodium:solute symporter has protein sequence MTSAAVIATVLGYIAVLFAVAWVSGRRADNAGFFSGNRRTPWYMAAFAMIGAAMSGVTFISVPGSVAVDGFSYMQMVAGFTVGQLIVAFVLIPTFYRLKVVSLYEYLDDRFGVRSHRTGAWFFFVSKMLGAALRIYVVCAVMQLLVFSHYGLPFWLNAAVTMLFVWLYTQQGGVKSLIWTDTLKTVCLVGSLVLSIVFIMQALGMSLPEMTREVAASPYSKMFFFDDPASDRYFWKMFAAGIVLLIAMTGLDQDMMQRNLSCATPRDSQKNIVLTAVSQIFVIFLFLVLGVLLYIYMDRSGLAMPEKGDQVFSQVAVNGGLPVFVGILFVIGLISSTYSAAGSALTALTTSFTVDILDGTKRYGERRLTRLRRIVHVAMALGMALVILAFEYLADDSVINLVYKVASYTYGPILGMFAFGIFTRLRVRDGWMPLVALAAPLLSALLQYWAYEAWGYRIGFELLIYNAAFTMAGMLLLVKRHEK, from the coding sequence ATGACATCCGCCGCCGTTATCGCTACCGTTCTGGGCTACATAGCCGTCCTCTTCGCCGTAGCATGGGTCTCCGGCCGCCGCGCCGACAACGCCGGGTTTTTCTCCGGCAACCGCCGCACGCCGTGGTACATGGCCGCCTTCGCCATGATCGGCGCCGCCATGTCGGGCGTGACGTTCATCTCCGTTCCCGGCTCGGTCGCCGTAGACGGCTTTTCCTACATGCAGATGGTCGCGGGCTTCACGGTCGGACAGCTGATCGTCGCTTTCGTGCTGATTCCCACGTTCTACCGCCTGAAGGTGGTGTCGCTCTACGAATACCTCGACGACCGCTTCGGCGTGCGGTCGCACCGTACCGGGGCGTGGTTTTTCTTCGTCTCGAAGATGCTGGGGGCGGCCCTTCGCATCTATGTGGTCTGCGCCGTGATGCAGTTGCTGGTCTTCAGCCATTACGGACTTCCGTTCTGGCTCAATGCGGCGGTCACGATGCTCTTCGTATGGCTCTACACCCAGCAGGGCGGCGTCAAGTCGCTGATCTGGACCGATACGCTCAAGACGGTGTGTCTGGTGGGAAGTCTCGTGCTGTCGATCGTCTTCATCATGCAGGCGCTGGGCATGTCCCTGCCCGAAATGACCCGCGAGGTCGCCGCGTCGCCCTATTCGAAGATGTTTTTCTTCGACGACCCGGCTTCGGACCGCTATTTCTGGAAGATGTTTGCGGCGGGCATCGTGCTGCTGATCGCCATGACGGGACTCGATCAGGACATGATGCAGCGCAACCTGAGCTGCGCCACGCCGCGCGACTCGCAGAAAAATATCGTCCTCACGGCCGTCAGCCAGATTTTCGTGATCTTCCTGTTCCTCGTGCTGGGCGTGCTGCTTTACATCTACATGGACCGCAGCGGGCTGGCGATGCCCGAAAAGGGCGATCAGGTCTTTTCGCAGGTCGCAGTCAACGGCGGATTGCCGGTATTCGTTGGCATACTGTTCGTTATAGGACTTATTTCAAGCACCTATTCAGCCGCAGGATCGGCCCTTACGGCCCTCACGACTTCGTTTACGGTCGATATCCTTGACGGCACGAAACGTTACGGCGAACGACGTCTGACCCGCCTGCGCCGCATCGTCCATGTGGCGATGGCCCTCGGCATGGCGCTGGTGATCCTCGCCTTCGAATACCTTGCCGACGACAGCGTCATCAATCTGGTCTACAAGGTCGCCAGCTACACCTACGGCCCGATTTTGGGTATGTTCGCTTTCGGTATCTTCACGCGTCTCAGGGTGCGCGACGGCTGGATGCCCCTCGTGGCGCTCGCCGCTCCGCTGCTGAGCGCCCTGCTGCAATACTGGGCGTATGAGGCGTGGGGTTACCGGATCGGTTTCGAACTGTTGATTTACAATGCCGCATTTACGATGGCCGGCATGCTTTTACTGGTCAAACGACATGAAAAATAG
- a CDS encoding GatB/YqeY domain-containing protein, with the protein MSLEQQISKGIMEAMKAKDTVRLGALRNAKKYIIEAKTAGPEITELPDADVLKIISKLAKQGTDSAAIFTEQNRPDLAAEELAQVAVFQEFLPKQLTAEELAAEVKAVIAEVGATSMKEMGKVMGVASKRLAGRADGKDISAKVKELLA; encoded by the coding sequence ATGTCACTCGAACAACAGATTTCGAAAGGGATCATGGAGGCCATGAAGGCCAAGGATACCGTGCGTCTGGGCGCACTGCGCAATGCCAAGAAATACATCATCGAAGCCAAGACGGCGGGACCGGAAATCACCGAACTGCCCGACGCCGACGTGCTGAAGATCATCTCCAAGCTGGCCAAGCAGGGGACCGACTCCGCGGCGATCTTCACCGAGCAGAACCGCCCGGACTTGGCCGCCGAAGAGCTGGCGCAGGTGGCCGTATTTCAGGAATTCCTGCCCAAGCAGCTCACTGCCGAGGAGCTTGCCGCCGAGGTCAAGGCCGTGATCGCCGAGGTCGGCGCGACGTCGATGAAGGAGATGGGCAAGGTGATGGGCGTCGCTTCGAAGAGGCTCGCAGGCCGTGCCGACGGCAAGGATATTTCGGCCAAGGTCAAGGAGTTGTTGGCGTAG
- a CDS encoding retropepsin-like aspartic protease gives MRRLLLVVCWLAAAQTVCARKPAVRFDLPYTLERGKYVVTVETAAGPRRFAFDTGASKTCISERLSRELGLAASGRGTSGDFEGHRHAITYVRVPYLRMGEATYSDRQVIVLPDSSYIFRCLGFDGIAGSDLLRGFVVRMPNADSTITLAGDLRQLGGFRCRGGARIHFAGNAPVIAARVGCGKSRMKTYMKFDTGSGALFDCRYDECRAMIEKGILREVRRTEGHSGNLGWTNRSVVGEAVRGVIPEFGLAGNTLAGMPLEVTHGGHSKLGCGVFRWGTVVIDYPGRRFWLLPHAEPPGPPDVSVSGVTVALDGGRLVVGQVWDETLADRVAPGDRIVFLGTVDVSRVDPCAVIRGEIRGDKPQMTVERKDGTRVTVPVKRMK, from the coding sequence ATGAGACGGTTGCTGCTGGTTGTTTGCTGGCTTGCCGCGGCGCAGACGGTCTGCGCCCGCAAACCCGCCGTGCGCTTCGACCTGCCTTACACGCTCGAACGGGGCAAGTATGTCGTGACGGTCGAGACCGCTGCGGGACCGCGCCGCTTTGCCTTCGACACGGGGGCTTCGAAGACCTGCATCAGCGAACGGCTCAGCCGCGAACTGGGACTCGCGGCGTCTGGCCGTGGGACGTCGGGCGATTTCGAAGGTCATCGTCATGCGATCACCTATGTCCGGGTGCCGTATCTCCGGATGGGCGAGGCAACCTACTCCGACCGGCAGGTGATCGTGCTGCCCGACAGCTCCTATATCTTCCGCTGTCTGGGCTTCGACGGCATTGCGGGCAGCGATCTGCTGCGCGGCTTCGTCGTGCGGATGCCCAATGCCGACTCGACGATCACGCTGGCGGGCGACCTGCGCCAGCTCGGCGGGTTCCGCTGCCGGGGCGGTGCGCGGATTCACTTTGCGGGAAACGCTCCTGTAATCGCCGCCCGTGTGGGCTGCGGCAAGTCCCGGATGAAAACCTACATGAAATTCGATACCGGCTCCGGGGCCTTGTTCGACTGCCGTTACGACGAGTGCCGGGCGATGATCGAAAAGGGGATTTTGCGGGAGGTGCGCCGCACGGAGGGACACTCCGGCAATCTGGGGTGGACCAACCGGTCGGTCGTCGGTGAAGCCGTGCGGGGTGTGATTCCCGAATTCGGACTGGCCGGAAATACGCTTGCCGGGATGCCCCTCGAAGTGACCCACGGCGGACACAGCAAGCTCGGATGCGGAGTTTTCCGCTGGGGAACGGTCGTGATCGACTATCCCGGCCGCCGTTTCTGGCTGCTGCCGCATGCCGAACCGCCCGGACCGCCCGATGTGTCGGTAAGCGGCGTCACCGTCGCGCTGGACGGAGGACGGCTGGTCGTGGGGCAGGTCTGGGACGAGACGCTTGCGGATAGGGTGGCTCCGGGCGACCGGATCGTATTTCTCGGAACGGTGGATGTGTCGCGGGTCGATCCCTGCGCCGTAATCCGGGGTGAAATCCGCGGCGACAAACCCCAGATGACGGTCGAACGCAAGGACGGTACCCGTGTGACGGTTCCGGTAAAAAGGATGAAATAA
- a CDS encoding transporter → MHVLEYLHRNVKTVAMPSAMVAGALLCRPVTALEAWTHQMITPSLIFLMLFVTFCRVKPRQMKPSMLHVWLLLFQVVVSAALYFTLLPLDAIVAQGAMICVLAPVAMAAVVIAGMLGANVPTMATYSLLCNMAIALIAPVVLSLAGTGACSFTQILARIAPLLIMPFAAAQFCRFLLPKTAKWIGDHSQISFYMWLASLVVIIGRTTAFIIDLHDASLSVELWLAFAALAICLVQFKVGRMLGRRYGDAPAGGQSLGQKNTVLAVWMAQSFLDPISSIAPTAYIVWQNFVNSYQIYRHDQRKSD, encoded by the coding sequence ATGCACGTATTGGAATATCTGCACCGCAATGTCAAGACGGTCGCCATGCCCTCGGCCATGGTGGCGGGCGCCTTGCTGTGCCGTCCGGTGACGGCGCTCGAAGCGTGGACGCACCAGATGATTACGCCCTCGCTGATCTTTCTGATGCTCTTCGTCACCTTTTGCCGGGTGAAACCCCGCCAGATGAAGCCGTCGATGCTGCACGTGTGGCTGTTGCTGTTTCAGGTCGTGGTGAGCGCGGCGCTTTATTTCACGTTGCTGCCGCTCGATGCGATCGTGGCGCAGGGTGCGATGATCTGCGTGCTGGCACCCGTGGCGATGGCCGCGGTGGTGATTGCGGGCATGCTGGGGGCCAACGTTCCGACGATGGCGACCTACAGCCTGCTGTGCAATATGGCGATCGCGTTGATCGCGCCCGTCGTGCTTTCGCTGGCCGGAACCGGGGCCTGCTCTTTCACGCAGATACTGGCCCGCATCGCGCCGCTGCTGATCATGCCTTTCGCAGCGGCGCAGTTCTGCCGTTTTCTGCTGCCGAAGACCGCGAAATGGATCGGCGACCACAGCCAGATTTCATTCTATATGTGGCTGGCGTCGCTGGTCGTGATTATCGGACGCACGACGGCATTCATCATCGACCTGCACGATGCGTCGCTCTCGGTCGAGCTGTGGCTGGCGTTCGCCGCACTGGCGATCTGTCTGGTGCAGTTCAAGGTGGGCCGCATGCTCGGCCGCCGTTACGGGGACGCGCCGGCGGGCGGGCAGTCGCTCGGCCAGAAGAACACGGTGCTGGCCGTATGGATGGCGCAGTCGTTCCTCGACCCCATCTCCTCGATCGCCCCGACGGCTTATATCGTGTGGCAGAACTTCGTCAATTCCTATCAGATTTATCGCCACGATCAGCGGAAGTCGGATTGA
- a CDS encoding DMT family protein, giving the protein MFKGISTVVLLVISNAFMTLAWYGHIAFKSKLERFGMLAIVLLSWGIALFEYCFQVPANRIGSAQFGGPFSIWELKVIQEVVSLSVFTLFALVFMKSDTLRWNHLAGFLCLILAVYFIFRK; this is encoded by the coding sequence ATGTTCAAAGGAATCTCCACCGTCGTTCTGCTCGTCATATCGAACGCCTTCATGACGCTCGCATGGTACGGGCATATCGCATTCAAATCGAAACTCGAACGCTTCGGCATGCTGGCGATCGTCCTGCTGAGCTGGGGCATCGCCCTGTTCGAATACTGCTTTCAGGTCCCCGCCAACCGCATCGGCTCCGCGCAGTTCGGCGGCCCGTTCTCCATCTGGGAACTTAAAGTGATACAGGAGGTCGTATCGCTTTCCGTATTCACGCTCTTTGCATTGGTCTTCATGAAATCCGACACCCTGCGCTGGAACCACCTCGCCGGATTCCTCTGCCTGATTCTGGCCGTCTATTTCATCTTCCGGAAATAA
- a CDS encoding HAD family hydrolase, whose protein sequence is MIKGAIFDMDGTLVANSPVHIRAFEIFCDRYGVRGWKEKLGGAFGRGNDDIMRLIMPEEVIREKGTAALGDEKEAIYREIYAPEIEPMPGLVALLGKLRDAGIRCAVGSSGCRANVDFVLEKCDIESFFDAKINGDMVTRCKPDPEIYLTAAAALGLAPAECVVFEDAKAGIESARRAGAGRIVALASTHSRQMLAAETDADVIIGDFRDITNLETLLK, encoded by the coding sequence ATGATAAAAGGCGCCATATTCGACATGGACGGTACGCTCGTGGCCAATTCGCCGGTCCACATCCGGGCGTTCGAAATCTTCTGCGACCGCTACGGCGTGCGCGGCTGGAAGGAGAAACTGGGAGGAGCTTTCGGCAGGGGCAACGACGACATCATGCGGCTCATCATGCCCGAAGAGGTGATCCGCGAGAAGGGAACTGCGGCGCTTGGCGACGAGAAGGAGGCCATCTACCGCGAAATCTACGCTCCCGAAATCGAACCCATGCCGGGACTGGTCGCCCTGCTGGGCAAGCTCCGCGATGCGGGCATACGCTGCGCCGTAGGTTCGTCGGGGTGCAGGGCCAATGTCGATTTCGTGCTTGAGAAGTGCGACATCGAATCCTTTTTCGACGCCAAAATCAACGGCGACATGGTGACGCGCTGCAAACCCGATCCGGAAATCTACCTGACGGCGGCGGCCGCACTCGGACTCGCACCGGCCGAATGCGTCGTCTTCGAAGACGCCAAGGCGGGCATCGAGTCGGCACGGCGGGCCGGCGCGGGCCGCATCGTCGCGCTGGCGTCCACGCACTCCCGCCAAATGCTGGCCGCCGAAACCGACGCCGACGTCATCATCGGCGACTTCCGCGACATCACCAACCTCGAAACATTGCTGAAATAA
- a CDS encoding DUF5686 family protein, whose amino-acid sequence MLRRKITYKPLAFLIAVLFLPTVLPAQSTRVRGRVTDAADGTPMQFVSVVFPGTTTGITTDEAGIYTLETRDTVSRVQASMVGYASQTKPLVQGGFNQIDFALEAVEFGIGSVVITPGDNPAHPILRGVIRRKPQNDPDLYDSYTCATYTKMQLDLTNIKPRFRSKRLQRNFGFVFDYIDTSALTGQAYLPAMISEATADYYHSRRTPAVSREIIRASRVSGVEDSFAIAQFTGRMHGNVNFYANYIDIFNVRFASPLSDSGLAFYDYFLVDSMQVEGRKTYKIRFHPKRLATPVLDGEVNIDSASYALQSASARMPKGVNVNWIKHLRLENDNRIVADSTWFRHRDRVSAEFSIATGDSSKLTSFIGTREVVYSDVRVGVPIPDEVARMDNNVVIGDEEGVSRTDEAFWEQVRPYRLSDKEKGIYSMVDSVQNVPLYRNIYTLINTVIVGYWNTKYIGIGPYYKLASFNKLEGFRMQPGFRTTTAVSKRIRLSGYAAYGTRDGMFKGGGSIELAFNRRLTRKLTVSGRHDVMQLGAGQNALTESNILSSLLSRGDSRLSMVNRGEIGYEHEWSHGTSNFLGARIQKIFGNRYVPLVRPDGRIVNSVSDAALHVGMRISKNESIYRLPFDKQYMGTVYPVLTLGFTAGVPAMLNDSYEYYRLEGGIHYKPELPPLGYSNITLQGGKIFGKVPYPLLKLHEGNGTYFYDPNAFSCMNFYEFASDAWVALFFEHHFNGILLGRIPLVKKLKWREVLVCKGVWGTLSKENDGSLPDTQAPLLFPRGMTSVSDPYVEMGFGVENIFRLLRVDCIWRLTHRDPKPGQDVQNFAVNLSMHLKF is encoded by the coding sequence ATGCTTCGCCGAAAAATCACATACAAACCGCTCGCCTTTCTCATCGCGGTTCTGTTCCTCCCCACCGTCCTGCCGGCGCAGAGCACCCGTGTCCGCGGGCGCGTCACCGACGCCGCCGACGGCACGCCGATGCAGTTCGTGAGCGTCGTCTTTCCCGGCACCACGACGGGCATCACCACCGACGAGGCGGGCATCTACACACTCGAAACCCGCGACACGGTGAGCCGCGTGCAGGCCTCGATGGTCGGCTACGCCTCGCAGACCAAGCCGCTCGTGCAGGGAGGCTTCAACCAGATCGACTTCGCCCTCGAAGCCGTGGAGTTCGGCATCGGCAGCGTCGTCATCACCCCCGGCGACAACCCGGCGCATCCGATTCTGCGGGGCGTCATCCGCCGCAAGCCCCAGAACGATCCCGACCTGTACGACAGCTACACCTGCGCCACCTATACCAAGATGCAGCTCGACCTGACGAACATCAAGCCCCGGTTCCGCAGCAAGCGGCTGCAACGCAATTTCGGGTTCGTCTTCGACTACATCGACACCTCGGCGCTCACCGGACAGGCCTACCTGCCGGCCATGATCTCCGAAGCCACGGCCGACTATTACCACAGCAGGCGCACCCCCGCCGTTTCGCGCGAAATCATCCGCGCCAGCCGCGTGTCGGGCGTCGAGGACAGCTTCGCCATCGCCCAGTTCACGGGCCGGATGCACGGCAACGTCAATTTCTACGCCAATTACATCGACATCTTCAACGTCCGCTTCGCCAGTCCGCTCTCCGATTCGGGTCTGGCCTTCTACGACTATTTTCTGGTGGACAGCATGCAGGTGGAGGGGCGCAAAACCTACAAAATCCGCTTCCATCCCAAGCGGCTCGCCACGCCCGTACTCGACGGCGAAGTCAATATCGACTCGGCGTCGTACGCCCTGCAGTCGGCCTCGGCGCGCATGCCTAAGGGCGTCAATGTAAACTGGATCAAGCACCTGCGGCTCGAAAACGACAACCGCATCGTCGCCGACAGCACGTGGTTCCGCCACCGCGACCGGGTGTCGGCCGAATTTTCGATCGCCACGGGCGACTCGTCGAAGCTGACCTCGTTCATCGGCACGCGCGAAGTGGTCTACTCCGACGTGCGCGTCGGGGTTCCCATTCCCGACGAAGTCGCGCGCATGGACAACAACGTCGTCATCGGCGACGAAGAGGGAGTCAGCCGCACGGACGAAGCCTTCTGGGAACAAGTGCGCCCCTACCGGTTGAGCGACAAGGAGAAGGGCATCTACTCGATGGTCGATTCGGTGCAGAACGTGCCGCTCTACCGCAACATCTACACGCTCATCAACACCGTGATCGTCGGTTACTGGAACACCAAATACATCGGTATCGGCCCCTATTACAAACTGGCCAGCTTCAACAAACTCGAAGGGTTCCGCATGCAGCCGGGATTCCGCACGACCACGGCCGTCAGCAAACGCATACGTCTCTCAGGATATGCGGCCTACGGCACGCGCGACGGCATGTTCAAGGGCGGCGGCAGCATCGAACTGGCCTTCAACCGCCGCCTGACGCGCAAGCTCACCGTTTCGGGCCGGCACGACGTGATGCAGCTGGGCGCGGGACAGAACGCGCTCACGGAGAGCAACATCCTCAGCTCGCTGCTCTCGCGCGGCGACTCCCGGCTTTCGATGGTCAACCGCGGCGAGATCGGCTACGAACACGAATGGAGCCACGGCACCAGCAATTTCCTCGGCGCCCGCATCCAGAAGATCTTCGGCAACCGCTACGTGCCGCTGGTGCGTCCCGACGGCCGGATCGTAAACTCCGTATCGGACGCCGCGCTGCACGTCGGGATGCGTATTTCGAAGAACGAGAGCATCTACCGCCTGCCCTTCGACAAGCAGTACATGGGCACGGTCTACCCCGTCCTGACGCTCGGATTCACGGCCGGCGTTCCCGCCATGCTGAACGACAGCTACGAATACTACCGGCTCGAAGGGGGCATCCACTACAAACCCGAACTGCCGCCGCTGGGCTATTCCAACATCACGCTGCAGGGCGGCAAAATCTTCGGCAAGGTCCCCTATCCGCTGCTCAAGCTCCACGAAGGCAACGGCACCTACTTCTACGATCCCAATGCCTTCTCGTGCATGAATTTCTACGAATTCGCATCGGACGCATGGGTGGCGCTCTTCTTCGAACACCACTTCAACGGCATCCTGCTGGGCCGCATTCCGCTCGTCAAGAAACTCAAGTGGCGCGAAGTGCTGGTCTGCAAGGGCGTGTGGGGCACGCTCTCGAAGGAGAACGACGGCAGTCTGCCCGACACGCAGGCCCCACTGCTCTTCCCCCGCGGCATGACGTCGGTTTCGGACCCTTACGTCGAAATGGGCTTCGGCGTCGAAAATATCTTCCGCCTGCTGCGCGTGGACTGCATCTGGCGTCTCACCCACCGCGATCCCAAGCCGGGACAGGACGTGCAGAACTTCGCCGTAAACCTGAGCATGCACCTCAAATTCTGA